In a single window of the Zea mays cultivar B73 chromosome 5, Zm-B73-REFERENCE-NAM-5.0, whole genome shotgun sequence genome:
- the LOC100279034 gene encoding Probable BOI-related E3 ubiquitin-protein ligase 3, translated as MAVEAHSLLLAGGHKQLTSAGWPWTTGDEARCATARPSHQQAFQLQQASCVGVGVGLPAAAPVSSAAAAPPAPMIAQQYAAGGRLFVGDAAESGVTFGGGGAVQQEAPRKRKRAEQGQTPPPVLGTGAADVAAQFQQQLVDVDRLVLQHTAKMWAGLTEQRRRHARQVVATVEAAAAPRLRAKEEEIRRMRRVNWALEERVKSMYVEAHMWRDLAQSNDAAVTALRGELQQALDAQQTRRRADDADSCCCGENDVFITGAGAAENEEEAGTGTSSSGHVRGACAVCGDNAADVLLLPCRHLCACAPCAAAARACPACGCAKNGSVCVNFS; from the exons ATGGCTGTCGAAGCGCACAGCCTCCTCTTAGCAGGAGGGCACAAGCAACTCACCAGCGCGGGATGGCCTTGGACGACCGGCGACGAAGCTAGATGCGCGACGGCGCGACCGAGCCACCAGCAGGCTTTCCAGCTCCAGCAGGCCTCGTGTgtgggcgtgggcgtgggcctGCCGGCGGCGGCTCCGGTCTCGTCGGCCGCGGCGGCGCCACCAGCGCCGATGATAGCGCAGCAGTACGCTGCTGGCGGACGGCTGTTCGTGGGAGACGCGGCGGAGAGCGGCGTCACGTTCGGAGGAGGAGGTGCGGTGCAGCAGGAGGCGCCCCGGAAGCGGAAGCGCGCCGAGCAGGGGCAGACGCCGCCGCCGGTTCTTGGGACCGGCGCGGCCGACGTGGCGGCGCAGTTTCAACAGCAGCTCGTCGACGTCGACCGTCTCGTCCTCCAACAC ACCGCCAAGATGTGGGCGGGGCTCAccgagcagcggcggcggcacGCCCGGCAGGTCGTGGCCACCGTGGAGGCCGCCGCGGCCCCGCGGCTGCGCGCAAAGGAGGAGGAGATCCGGCGGATGCGGCGCGTCAACTGGGCGCTCGAGGAGCGGGTGAAGAGCATGTACGTCGAGGCGCACATGTGGCGTGACTTGGCGCAGTCCAACGACGCCGCGGTCACCGCGCTCCGCGGCGAGCTGCAGCAGGCGCTCGACGCCCAGCagacgcgccgccgcgccgacgaCGCCGACTCGTGCTGCTGCGGGGAGAACGACGTCTTCATCACCGGAGCAGGCGCGGCGGAGAACGAAGAGGAGGCCGGGACCGGGACGTCGTCGTCGGGCCACGTCAGGGGGGCGTGCGCCGTGTGCGGCGACAACGCGGCCGACGTGCTGCTGCTGCCGTGCCGCCACCTCTGCGCGTGCGCGCCGTGCGCGGCCGCGGCGAGGGCGTGCCCGGCGTGCGGGTGCGCCAAGAATGGCAGCGTCTGCGTCAACTTTTCGTGA